A stretch of DNA from Haloarchaeobius amylolyticus:
TGTCGGACTGAATCGACTTTCCCGAATTTGTGGATACAAATGTGTGGGTCTCGTCCAAAGTGAACTCCACTGGTTCATCAGAGGAACCTACAATAACGCGCTTGATACTGCATCAATCAAAGCCATCAACGGGGATGTCTCACTCAGTAGTTGGAATGAATCGGTCCGTCAAGATGTCGCTCAATACGTAAGTGAACACACTGAGGCCAGGGTTATCGGTGAACAGTTAATCCAAGAGCAGCGAATCGTGTCTTGTGTCAACGACAATCTGGGGAAGGAAGATATACTCACCCTCGCGACCAGCCTTTCGACCGAGTCAGTGAAAACACTTCGAACGGTAATCGAGCATCAGAAGCTCCCAGAGGACGTGGATCTCGCGTTTCTTGAAGAGATTGATGGAGTCGAGAGTTGTTTGAATGGTACTAATTCCTCTCCTGAACCAAGGGTATCAACACACCCTTCTACGGGATATGAGTTCACGCCTTCAATACGGAAACCTTGGTCCTAATCCCCTTTCAAACGCTTAGTTGAACAAGTCGTTTATCCATAGGGAGCCAGAGCCACTTCTTGTACTGACTCAGTTCCTCACCAAATTGGAGAAGTTTAGTAAGGGCATCGTTACTCCGTTAATAAATACATTACAAATATATAATTAGCTTTCATCAAGCGGCTTGTGGCTAGTGGGTTTACGATTGCTGGAACGATAATCGCAGCAGTAGCAGGAATCATAGCGATTCACAAATTCGTGGTCCGCCGGCCACGTTTACAACTTACCGGAGAAATATCGGGCGTTACGCGTTACCAGAAACAGGTCTCTGGGATATTGAATTTAGGAATAGAAAATACTGGGTTTGGGAACGCTGAAGAGGTATATTTAGAGGTTCACACTCCAACGTGGGACTTTCCGAAAGAAGAAATCTCTGACGAGGATTCAATTTTGGAATTCGACCACGATAGCCATGGATATATCGGAGCATCTGGCAAAAGACACAGGTTCAAAATAAGCGATATGCTCCACCCTGGATCTGAATATAAGTTAATCCACGGAGATATTCAACTTGAGCCCCATCGAAGTTATCATATAAAGTATGAGTCAAGTTCTCAGTCGCATGGGCCAAGAAAAGGGTCTCTGGAGATTCTCACAGACTATGATACTGTCAGGATATCCCATGATTCACCCTACTTCTGGACCCCTTACGCTAGAAGGATACTAGACATTGGAACCGCCATCGGTAGCATCGTACCATTCTCACTTACTCAGCCTCAAGTTCAAATCCGCGACGAGGGAATAGTACACAAGGCTGGCTCTTTTTTTGAATGGTTTGTAACGCCAGTCGTAGAGGTTGAAACTAAAGAGGAATCAAAAATATCGGCATATTCAATCACAGTTCACGGAACAATTTGGATGAGAAAGGGCTCTTCAAAGACCGCTGTTGGTTCTATAGATTTGTCTCGTTGCTCGGTCCCACCAGGAGACACAGTGGTTTTTGTTATGGAAGATCAAAATCGGCGCGCAAAACAAACCCTCGCTTGTAGTTCTGAATATAAAGTATTCAAACAGATTCCGCTCCGGTACACTCCAAAAGAGCCGCCTTACCCTTCGTTTCCCTTATCAGATATAGAGATTGATTGGTCCGTTGAGTATGAGGTGCCTGAAAAGGGAGATCAAAGAGGTATTGAAATCCAATCATACCAGATGGAGACAAATACCTTTGGGGGCCCCACTCAGGTCAAAATACGTGGAAAAATCAGAAATGAGAACGCTAAGGGCAGAGGATTCTTTGTAATTGGAAGAGTGTATGATTCGTCGGGGAAATTAATTGGCACTCCAAATCGGCGAATTCAGATATCTTCTGATAGCGTAACTGAGTTCAATATTAGTTGTTATTTACCAATAGAGGAGAGCAAAATTTCCACTTGCAGGGTTGTACTACAGCGAACACTCTGACACCGGAAGTGTAAGACTTCCTCTTAGACGTGTCCCTAAGGGGACGTTCTCAAAACACCACCCACACCCTCGGGGGCAGGGAGGGGGTGGGGTCAGGCCGAGTCAGCGGGAGAAATGCGCGCGCGAACCGGGAATTCAGGGGTTCTGGACAGTGTTGCCACTACGCTGGCTGCTTCAGTCGAGGTAGTGCCACGCCGTTGTGGCAAACGATTTCGTCTCGTCTGAGTCAACCGAGCGAAGATCACTGGTCACCTTCTTCTCGAATCGAACCTTGGCTATCCGATATCGTGCCTCCGGCATGTCTGCGGCTTTCCAGAGCTTGAATCCCTCGCGGAGCTTCCGACGGATATCGTCGACGACGCCGAAATCCAACTGTAACTCCGTACTCTCTCGGTCCGTCACGTCGATGTCGTGCTTAGCTGCCCACGCGATGAACGCGCTCGTCGACGTATCGAGCCCACGCCTGGACGCCTCGATAGCCTTTGCACCCACTTCAGCAGCACGCTGAGTGGCCTCTCTCGCTTCCTTCACTGCATCGTAGACCAGGTCCGCGATGTAGTCCGAACGGAGTGCGACCTTCCCGTACTCACGCTCTACCAGCTCGGGAATCCGCTTCAGGGCACGCCGGACGCTTCCGGGATGTCTCCCAGTTTCGTCGGCAATATCCTTCGGGCTCACCTCTCCACCGTCGGTCACCAGCACTTCGAGCGACTCCCAAGCCGTTGGTGCGAGTCCATCCGCGATGTGCTTGATGACCACCGACTCCTGTCGGTGCTTGATTCGCGTGAAATCCAGTTCGACCAGGTTGCGGTCACGGTCTGACTCCCCTAGCTGGAAGTACTCACCTTCGACGTAGGTCCCACCACCTTGACGAATCGGGAGACCTGCTTCGGCAAGTACGCTCAACAGGGTCTCCTCGAGTTCTCGATTCAGTTGTTCGATGTCGTCCTCGGACGCAGAGAGCTGTTCCCGCCAGAATGACTTCTGGTAGGACACGCCGACCTTCGGATGGGAGA
This window harbors:
- a CDS encoding DUF7845 domain-containing protein, producing MQLIETAPHEFAAHFLFDQHGLAPFFACDRRIKDGGGSQEAEFDFDGEKWVSRLSYRDSGPEHPGTRLPSGTEFRLEEMREFDLHVESAEDPVGQRSFHVHLAPRWQGMRSESGHEISISADIDEAVNLHVQGSNIEFDQYLPLLRRAVLAVGIESMYFEDPHGFSTILDAERYVRVHEEASGPVHARDGPIAQLGHLLEHDRTGRRKLVQFDSDEHGRDRPGYYHTATLGPRRVAEAFPTHDLPKEVKHYYAKESVSLSGSLSHPKVGVSYQKSFWREQLSASEDDIEQLNRELEETLLSVLAEAGLPIRQGGGTYVEGEYFQLGESDRDRNLVELDFTRIKHRQESVVIKHIADGLAPTAWESLEVLVTDGGEVSPKDIADETGRHPGSVRRALKRIPELVEREYGKVALRSDYIADLVYDAVKEAREATQRAAEVGAKAIEASRRGLDTSTSAFIAWAAKHDIDVTDRESTELQLDFGVVDDIRRKLREGFKLWKAADMPEARYRIAKVRFEKKVTSDLRSVDSDETKSFATTAWHYLD